From Carettochelys insculpta isolate YL-2023 chromosome 3, ASM3395843v1, whole genome shotgun sequence, a single genomic window includes:
- the CCDC25 gene encoding coiled-coil domain-containing protein 25 isoform X2, producing the protein MVFYFTSGVVPSVYTIYMGKDKYENEDLIKYGWPEDIWFHVDKLSSAHVYLRLHKGQTVDDIPKEVLIDCAHLVKANSIQGCKMNNINVVYTPWTNLKKTADMDVGQIGFHRQKDVRTVTVEKKVNEILNRLEKTKVERFPDLAAEKEARDREERSEKKAQIQEMKRKEKEEMKKKKEMEELRSYSSLMKSENMSSNQDGNDSDDFM; encoded by the exons atggtGTTCTACTTCACCTCCGGCG TCGTTCCCTCCGTTTACACCATTTACATGGGAAAAGATAAATATGAAA ATGAAGATCTGATCAAATATGGCTGGCCTGAAGATATTTG GTTTCACGTGGATAAGCTCTCCTCTGCACACGTGTACCTTCGTCTACACAAG GGGCAGACAGTGGATGATATTCCCAAAGAAGTCTTGATAGACTGCGCCCATCTAGTGAAGGCCAATAGCATTCAGG GTTGTAAAATGAACAACATCAACGTGGTGTACACACCATGGACCAACCTAAAGAAAACGGCTGACATGGATGTGGGACAAATAGGGTTTCACAGACAAAAAGAT GTGAGGACGGTGACAGTGGAAAAGAAGGTGAACGAGATACTGAACAGGCTAGAGAAGACTAAAGTGGAGCGGTTCCCCGACTTGGCTGCTGAGAAGGAAGCTCGGGACAGAGAAGAGAGGAGTGAGAAAAAAGCCCAGATCCAAGAGATGAAACGGAAGGAAAAGGAGGagatgaagaaaaagaaagaaatggaagAACTCAG GAGCTACTCTTCACTGATGAAGTCTGAGAATATGTCCTCCAACCAG GATGGCAATGACTCAGATGACTTCATGTGA
- the CCDC25 gene encoding coiled-coil domain-containing protein 25 isoform X1, which translates to MVFYFTSGVVPSVYTIYMGKDKYENEDLIKYGWPEDIWFHVDKLSSAHVYLRLHKGQTVDDIPKEVLIDCAHLVKANSIQGCKMNNINVVYTPWTNLKKTADMDVGQIGFHRQKDVRTVTVEKKVNEILNRLEKTKVERFPDLAAEKEARDREERSEKKAQIQEMKRKEKEEMKKKKEMEELRSYSSLMKSENMSSNQIKVQSPRAVVQEC; encoded by the exons atggtGTTCTACTTCACCTCCGGCG TCGTTCCCTCCGTTTACACCATTTACATGGGAAAAGATAAATATGAAA ATGAAGATCTGATCAAATATGGCTGGCCTGAAGATATTTG GTTTCACGTGGATAAGCTCTCCTCTGCACACGTGTACCTTCGTCTACACAAG GGGCAGACAGTGGATGATATTCCCAAAGAAGTCTTGATAGACTGCGCCCATCTAGTGAAGGCCAATAGCATTCAGG GTTGTAAAATGAACAACATCAACGTGGTGTACACACCATGGACCAACCTAAAGAAAACGGCTGACATGGATGTGGGACAAATAGGGTTTCACAGACAAAAAGAT GTGAGGACGGTGACAGTGGAAAAGAAGGTGAACGAGATACTGAACAGGCTAGAGAAGACTAAAGTGGAGCGGTTCCCCGACTTGGCTGCTGAGAAGGAAGCTCGGGACAGAGAAGAGAGGAGTGAGAAAAAAGCCCAGATCCAAGAGATGAAACGGAAGGAAAAGGAGGagatgaagaaaaagaaagaaatggaagAACTCAG GAGCTACTCTTCACTGATGAAGTCTGAGAATATGTCCTCCAACCAG ATCAAGGTGCAGTCACCAAGGGCTGTTGTGCAGGAGTGCTGA